tgtatttatttttggattatttctaAAGAAAATCAGCACGTTATtgtaaagtgtgtagtttggtaaatttagagaaaatcacaattgagtagagagaaaatttttgtgtgaataaaatcacaattgagtagagagaaaatcAATGTGTGAAGAAAattacaattgagtagagagaaaatttttgtaaagtgtgtagtttggtaaattttgagagcttgagatttttactttttaccgttaatttttacttttaacacgTTATCAACACGATACTCCAAGGTTCGgttctccatatttttccaagctccaaaacaCAAGACAAggtaaaaatattcaaaaataagaatatttacttactgtttatttatttttattgtgcatatatttaatatataatatcatgttattatataaaaagagtctatgacacctcattataataacaTGAgtgattgtattattatactgcttatattattttattgtgttaatatttatttattgcatatatatttttgaataatatcatgttattatataaaaagagtctatgacacctcattataataacgTGATGTGATATTTcactaattatatatttttttaatgtgttatataataattatatatatatatatatttgtataatgtcacaatattaataaaaagagtcattgacacctcattataatattttgatatgatatacataattatttaaacataattaatattatatacatcatattattgccataaaatttacatatacatacatttattttttaagaaTTTGTAACTGTCATAAACGGCCATAAACGACTAGTTTTtaccctataaatatgacttcataaacacattcaatcactccaaactTATTCTTCCTCCctaaaaattttcttcatcaaaattttcgaagaagaagaagatggcTCTTTCAAGGTTATTTtgtataattattttggttattatactcactagtcttgtatttatcggagaatatccgcatcgcatttttttttatttttaagaatgcttgtacttgtaatttatccgttactttttgttaatagaacttaactaataaaatgcattgttatttttctagtaccaccatgtcaaatttggcaaaactcgaatttgttgcgctcgacattacaggaaaaaattatatgtcatgAACTCTTGATTTAGAAATGCAtattgagtcattgggtctaagcgagaccattaaagaaaattgtATCTCTTCATCACAATAGAAAGCAAAAACTATAATATTTTTGCGTCAATATCTTGATGAAGGTTTAAAATGGGAATATCTTATAGAAAAATATCACATGGCTCTGTGAAaaagattaaaagaaagatttggaCATATAAGgaaagttatacttccgaccgcccgcgAAGAATGAACTATgttgagattccaagattttaagaaagtcagtgattacaattcggcgatgtatcgaataatctcgcaattaaaattttgtaaacATGAAGTTACGGAATCGGAAATTcttgaaaaacattttccacattcCACGCATCAAATATAACTCTACAACTACAATATAGAGTGCGTGGATTTGCAAGATATTCTGAACGTATCGCATGTCGCGGatcgcggccgtggttttgaaaacaatcgagatagttatttttataactcatctgaAAAGGGCGTCACGAACCACCAactgaaaaggcatcatgagaacatgagtgttaatgaaaatcactcaaaacaatttgaaagttcttgttttagatgcggcactccaggacattggtctcgtatttgtcgagccccaGAGTACCTTTGTAAGCTCTATAAATAATCGATAaagggaaaagaaaaagagaccaacttcactgaacacaGTGGCTgattgagtgattcaactcattttgatgctacagattttctaaatgatttctctggaaatgatcaatatgctGGTTGAatagaaatgaaaaatattgatgcTGCATATTTTCTCAACGATTTCTCCGAAAATGAACCATATAATGGTGGAatgtaaatataaaataatttatttttcatgtactcATATGATAATGTgttattgtacaattatgatatgtgttatattgaAAAGATCGATTAAtaaggtgataagtgtttagaaggagggggttgaataaacagttactgattttatatttttttcgaATAATGGGTAcaattttgttacaaactgacactcggtatttcgtcagtcgataacaatcagttcaTCTGAAATACAGTTGCGGAAGTGAACttattgaaagatagaataactcaaagtaactgaatatgaaaaacacgcgatatgtttctggatgttcggagaatagaataactcctacgtcaccccttctatcacaaggatagaattttcactaaaatactttgatcaaatacacacgTTGTATTGACCCACTTCAGTTcagacttaacactgccaaactgaaactcttagttaacaaaacttttaaagtataacacaactgaatgaatCTTGACAAAGATCTCAAAGTGCTAATAAGCTCGTAAGGTAtccttgattgctactgataaatctgataagagtgagctttgATATCTGAATGCGATTTTTGATTTTAGCAGAAtaacagcaagcttgaatagaatagtagttcGCGTGATCTGTATTCTCAGCTGCCCTCTTCacatatttataggcttccctctcaatggtaatattaaatatcatttgaatgttTATATCCATTTATTTCCACGTCGATAtcttctgacattcgtacaaTGCAATCTATGAAATACGGCATCCCACTgctagttgcagtctgttgtactatttgtcggtttttgttctcaactgatgacatgTACAGCTGAGGGACCGGCTGAAGGATAATTTGATGGAAAGCTTATAATTGatttgtttcaactgatcagtcagttataATATTGCTTCAGCTGATGACGTGTATAATTTATAGCtggtacgcattaatcttcagctcATTGTTCGTTGCTTCGTTTCCTTTGATCAGTTATACAAATACATTTCGAAGCTTAgtttagtttgtcaaatcactgaaatttagtttccaacatatatttttcaataaattacaTATGTATTGTCAATAACTTTTTCattgcataatttttttttgaagttcaaatatggaaaatgctatgaacaAAGCTAATAATGAACTAATCCCATGAAATTTTGCATACCTGATAGTTGTACGACGCACATTattctccgagataaaagatatttcttggaactaaaaccaacaaaaataatgatgaatacaatatcaggtcatgTAGACTTGATAAAAGTTTGTGGTAAAGCACATTTTTGGTTACTTAatgatacaaaatttttgataaatgatgctttgtattcaccacaatcaaaaagaaatttgttgatttTTAATGACATAAATTCTCATGGGTATCATACTCAGACAATAAATGAAGtaaatgagaaatatatttgtcttaccacatataaatcagaaAAGAAATATGTAGCTGAAAATCTACCAATGCTCCCtgctggattgcattatacatatataagtccaattgaatcaaacatggtttttataattcttcaatactgatcaattggcatgatcgattaggatatcctggttcaacaatgatgcgaataattatagaaaatacacatggtcatccagtGAAAGACCATaagatctttcaaaataataagtttcaatgcaaagaatgttctcttggaaaacttattataagaccatcaccagctaAAATCCAAATTAAATCAcccatgtttcttgaacgttTCAGGGAGATATTTGTGGGCCAATTCATCCACCAAGTGGACCATATAGatattttatggtattgatcgatgcctccagcagatggtcataTGTATATTTATTATCAACTCAGAATGTgtcatttgcaagattacttgctcaaataataaaattgtggaatcaatttcccgatcatacaatcaataaaattagacttgataatgctgttGCATTTACTTCccatattttcaatgattattgtatgtcaatGAGAATCACTGTTGAGCATCGgtttgctcatgtacatacacaaaaTGGATTAGCTGAATAATCGATTAAAACGTCTACAATTGATTGCTAGACTAAtgattatgaaaaaaaaaactcccTGTTTTTGTACGGGGACATgtaattttacatgctgctgcattaattcgcatcagaccaagtgtatATCATAAATAATCCCCATTgtagcttgcatttggtaaagaagcagacatttctcatttgaaagtttttggatgtatggaattatcttgaacctcagacaggcgacgtgttgacagtacgttttgctgattgtcattttaatgatgAAATCTTCTCAATGTTagggagagaaaaaaaaaattgaaaaagaaaTTCATGGTAtacatcatcattgttacaactggatccaagaactaaacaatgtgaaaaagatgtacagcaAATTGTACATTTGCAAataatagcaaatcaaataccagatgcatttgcagacacaaaatgagtaactaaatcatatatacatgctgtaaaTGCCCCTGCTTGAATTGAAATCCCAAATAAACAAATTGAAGACACTCATGATGCCATTAAATGTTTGAAGCGTGGAAGACcaatcggttccaaggataaaaatcctcgaaaaagaaaaagtatagagaaacacgatgatcacaaaatagagaatgatattCCGGCAGAAATACataatgatgaaaatgttcctTCAGAACCACAAACAGATGAGAATCGTGAAATCtctataaattatattaatattgaaaaattATGGAACCAAAAAGATACAAAAGAAATTGTTGAGATATTTTCTTACAATGTGGCAGACATCATAAATgacaatgaagatcatgaactaAAATAATTTGGTGAATGTCAAAATCGACATgactggataaaatggaaagatgtcatccaggttgaattggattcgctaaataagcATAATGTTTTTGggcctatagtccttacacctgaaggtgtaaaacctgtaggatacaaatgggtttttattcaaaaacgaaatgagaaaaatgaaatatcaagatataaagCTCGGCTTGTTGTACaaagtttttctcaaaggcctgaaattgattatgaagaaacataTTCTCCTGTTATGGATGAAATTACTTTTCgatatttgattagtttggcggtatctgaaaatttagatatgcgtcttatggatgttgtaacagcttacttatatatatttgtgtgtgtgtgtgtgtgtgaaaatcCCTGAAAAATTTAAGATGcttgaagcacaaagttcaaaactcagagaatgttattctgtaaaattacaaaaatcattatatgtgttaaaACAATCCGACCAAATTTGGTATAATCGGCTAAGTGAACACTTAATGAAAAAGAGATATGTAaacaattcaatatgccctaGTGTTCTAATTAAAAAAACAACATTCGGAAGCGTTGATGATTTAagcatcattggaacgaataaagaaattcaagaagttgtgttgCACTTGAAGgaataatttgaaatgaaggacctTGGAAAAACAAAGCATTGTGTGGGTTTTCAAATTGAATATAGAGAATGTGGAATATTTGTTTATCAGTCAAATTATACAAAAGGTCCTTAAacattttaatatggataaatcaaatcctttaagtactttaatgattgttagatcattaaacgtAGAAAATGCTCCATTCTGTCCATGTGAAGATAATGAAGTTAATTTTGGTCCAGAAGTATCATAGCTAAGTGTTATCagtgcccttatgtatcttacaaattgtacaagacttgatatatcttttgctgtAAATTTATTGGAAAGATTTAGCTCATATCTatcaaagagacactggaacggaattaaacatatattccgttatctacgaggaacgacagacttgggacttttgtattcaaaagatacaaatcaaagcataattgtTTATGCTGATGCCGGGtatttatctgatccacacaaggcacgttctcAAACatgatatgtatttactcgtggaggcactgcaatttcttggtgttcacagaaacaaacacttgtaacaacttcatcaaatcacgccgagattattgcactacatgaagcaagccgtgaatgtgtgtggctaAAATCAATGACCGAACATATCCAAacctcatgcggattatcattcgacaagAAGCATGTgacactatatgaagataatgttgcatgtgttgctcaaatgaaagaagggtACATAAAaaacgacagaactaaacatattccccctatgttcttcgcattcacacaagagcttgagaagaataaagatATTGATATCCGTTACATTCAATCAAGcaaaaactcatcagatctcttcacaaaggcccTTCCTACGACAATATACAGAAAACATATGTATAacattgggatgcgcaatctacgaaatttgtgaaaaaTCATTCGTGTTAACATGAGGGAGattttacgtgactgcactctttttcccttactatgatttttatcccaatgggtttttcctagtaaaGTTTTAAATGAGGCATTATAAAACACGTAATAGAGACAATCATTgtatcataatcataatcacgagttgaaatatttgaatgttgaaaataaaaaagttgaatgttgaaaataagagttgtaaatatttaaaattcgtgtgtgatgatatatgtattgatgtatttatttttggattattccaaaagaaattctataaatatgtCTCTCAATATGTgcagaaaatcacaattgagtggagagaaaattttataaagtgtgtagtttgataaattttgagagtttgagattttttttaacGTATTGTATATTTTAGGATTTAAATCTTTTGTTTATTTAGATATCTTAAAAGACCATGTCAAAGTGACAACTGAAAAACGGCATTTTATCAAAAGTCTACAATCAATATTTAATgacgaaagaaaaaaaaaggtgCATGTGGCATCCAATGATTGGTGAACATCTCTTTATAAATTGGAAAAATTGGAACTCTTCCCCCAACTCCCAACAACTTTCATTACACATTCGACTTCGCTATGCTTCAAAAGTCAATCTTCATTGTAATTTAATTCGCCGTTTGAAATTCTCCCAAGTACCAATTTCGTCAGccattaataatatataaacatACAATCTCAATTAAATCAATTTCAAAACTTTATCCTCATCAGAAAAATCGCATTTGTTTCCAGTTTCTTGATCATGGCTTCTGTTTGCTTCGCTGTTTTTCTTGCAGTTTTACTAGCTTTCCAATTCTCTGCTGCCACTGCCATCTTTCGTTCATTCTGGCCACCTTTCTTTGGTTTGTATCTGTACAATTTCTAGTAATCTTTTTCATGAAATAAAAGTCGAGAACTTCTTTCATATTTCAACTGGACGAGGTTTTTGCTTTAGCGTGAGATAGAATTGACACGGATTTTTGAGACGGAAAATGTGCTTTGGATTCGAATTTTTCCTTCTCTGAAGCCCTGTTTTCTTGCAGTGGCACTCTGGTTTATGCCACTACACGCTACTCGGCACGTTGGCGTGTTCCATaactttttattttggaaaggaGGTTCCGTAACATATAAAAATagaaataattatataattggaaaaaaataattaaaaaaattagaaaaatttgaaaaaattacaGATAAAAATTCCGCATTATCGAGTTTAATCTGCGCACACAGTCTCGCgcacatatatatgtatatgtgtaCCTGCATATATTATCCATCTGGGAGTGGCTTCAGTagcatatatatgtatgtgattCTTAGAAAGAAATTGAtcaaatttattgattttataACAATATACTGTTTATgaatattttattgttttgggGAATAGGTAATGCATGCCAAGAAAATTTGTGTGGGAGAGGAAACTGTACGGTTTCGAAAAATGGCACTTTCGGGTACGAGTGTATATGCGACAAGGGATGGAGACAAGCTTTTACTGAAGAAGACGACGATTTAAAATTCTTGCCTTGTGTGATTCCCAATTGTAAGTTCTCTCGATTATTCTGTTTTTAAGAAAAAGTATATCTGCATATCTTGTCTCAACTAATTCAACTACAGTTGAATCGGGAAATTTTAGGGAATATATTTTCTCAACTAATTGTCCATTCTCTGTTTTGTTGGGATCCATTATCTATATTAATTTCAGGTAAAATTATGAAATGATTGATGTATTTGAGAAATACCCCATGCAGTAAGTAATAACATACTGTTCTTGTTTCTTGAGGCTTAATGTCTTTCAGAGCCAATGCTGCCGAAGGAATATCCTCCTTGAGGTTATCGTTACGAAGTCCTCACTTGTACTCGAATATTGTATTAAATTAAAGCATATGAACATAACAAGAAAGCCAAATCCTCTTCTTTCTTCATGATCAAAAAAATGTACAAATTGAtgctttatattttaaaattccgATGTTTTACGCCAAATCAGATTAAGTTGGTAGAGTATCTTGATAATCTATAAGTCAGTTACTCAAGGGTTTATGTTTCCTCTCAGAAATTATTGCTACAACCAATGTTgacaaatattttataaaaatttatcttAATTTCAAGAATGATATATAAAACTCTGTTTTACAGGTACACTAAACTACACCTGTGCAACTACTCCATCCCCAGTGCAGAACAGAAGCGTGAAAGCTAAATCTATTTTCGATCGTAACTATAAGCTCTCAAACTTCATTACAAGTTCACATTTATCATCAAGGATTTGTTTAGTTAAAATATACATTGTTTTTGCTTTATAGCTTGCTTCTGGACTGATTGTGGAGGTGGTACCTGCAATCAGACCTCGCCGTTCACATTCGCTTGCGAATGTGAAGAGGGTTACTATAATCTGCTCAATTCCACAGCATTTCCATGCTACAAACAATGTAAGaacatcacaataaacaacttGTATAGAGCTTAGTAAGAAGCGACTATATCTAGCACAGGTTATGGTAGTAGAAAGCGAGGACAAGTGCGCGATCTACGTGTGCAATCAAGTCCTACTTGTCAAGTTTCATGAGCCTAAACTCAAGTTCAACTAAAAAATTGAGACTGAACTTGAGCTCAGACTCATAGAGCCCAAACTAAAGAGACTCCACCTCAAACTCAGCTTGGCTCACAAGTTGTCTTGAACTGACATGTTCATGAGCTCAGATcacattttgtttaaaaatatattattaattataaaaaggCTGTGAGTTTGTGAGCCATAACTTAAGTTTGAGCTTGCCACAAGCTTGAACTCGCTTTGGCTTGAGTTGAGCTGGCTCAACAAGCTCACAAAGCAGTGGGCTCGATTTGCTCCCCTGGTATCAACTCAAGCAAGCGGCAACAGCAATTATTGGTTTAGGATACAATTAAATGGACAGACCTAAAATCGATCATGACTTGCAATATTAGGTTCGATAGGAGGGAACTGTCAGAATCTTGGACTCAACTTTCACACACCATCAAGTTCTTCAGGCACTTCTCCAGCAACTAATTTGGACGAACAGAGTACAAGTCATGGTGAGACCACAcccttgaaatattttcttcaaTTTTACTAGTATTTCGCCTCATGTCAATTTTTTTGTTCGGTAACAGCGGCTACATTAAACACGAGAGTTGATTTTACTTGGTCAATTACAATGGTGACAAGTTTTGCTCTGGTTGTGTGGAAGCATAATTAGGATACAGAGTGGTTATCTATGTACATTTCACCATTGAGACATGAGATATGGTTTGTGTTCTATTTCTGTCAGCTGTATGGTTTTACTGTACAATATTAGGATGAATATTTTATACTGCAGGCAGTCACTTGTAATATAGACCACACGATTCTTTTACAGACTTCAGTTGCATGTTTTAATTTTTGTATTTGTTTCCTGCTTCTCTGATACAGATTTTCCTAGTCAATTTCATAACCCTTTTCACATGTTTCTAACCAAAACATTAGGTGGTTGCTATAGAAGATTAGGTTAAGACTGAATACAAAAAATATGGATATACTGGGACATAAGTTTCAAATACAGGCGCTAGAAAGGGTTAGTTAAGTACAGCCGATTGGCTATACCATCAAATACTAGCTATAGGGCGGCAAACTGGTCCGCAGTCTTGGTTTTATTATCTGCCGGCATTAGTTTCTCAATTTCTATCGACCATTGTCCAATAAAATCGAGTTTGGTAACGAACAAAGAAGTAAAAATTGCGGACTGAGCATTTATATGTACAATGACCGATTATAGGAATATTCCTGAATTTCATATTAccaataaaacaaaaattccAAGGCACCAACTCCAGATtgacatcaatattcaattaaCTTACCTGGAAAATCCTAAAGATTGAAAGATAAATCCAAACCTAAGAGCTTTTATGTcagagtagatgccctgtaagccaacggttggctggagagtttattgactcaagtgtaatagacaatctttattttaatataatttattttttaatggtttatctgtatacccatgcaagcagcatagataaagtccttgattatgctttaatacaaatgaatcgtaattcgatgttaaactcatttgtaaacactgcatattctaaatccgttcctagtcgattcatccgcctaaaacatggataaggtcgcttgagctcgagactagcatctgtgaagttgtgtactgcgtttcttggtaagggcatagagatgtccaaacatgcagatgggtagtcatatgatgattataccgaacaaccctccctcggactttccaagtggttatcattcatcgagaggataagtcctgtggttatgattgtacaccattagtccttacgacccgggacaactctgagactctatatgctagggctgtgctttgactcgtttaccggctccaggagagtcatcaggtggcgaggttgggtacagttgcgacacatataggagccaatgcattgtagtcggggattcaccgctcacctacgggtgtggatatcctatgtgatctaatgaaataatagtgcatggaatctctggtccagagtatgagatgtacgttggaaaaggagttctccaatagtacacgcgatgccactattatagttatcacatagttatcgagttaatatgcaaccctcgatgaaccaatggttgcagattcgatcgagatatatgagatgaaaggaccgtactgtagttaatcataatcgactggttcttgcaggcactatcagtgatacctaggggatcatggggcgatgctactagacgctcttaccatgatccgatgggtgcaatcagaaatgagttctgacattcttgatcaaggtgttgatgaaaagaatggggctaactagggtaagcccgaataaaggattaagtcctgaatcacaaagagttgtgaacccacggctagctgtatccctgaaccattgagggtcacacaagcactagatcgtttgttcccgttgagagaataaattcaaggagttgaatttatattatgatatagtaaattcaaggagttgaatttatgataattaattttgagaaaataaattcaaggagttgaaattatgagatagtaaattcaagaagttgaatttatgaaatttggagagaacaaattcaagaagttgaatttataaaatttgggaatttaatttatttaactcaaatgttggggtttattaaatattaaattttggaggtgataaattcaaggatttgaatttataatttaaatattaaattcaaatgttgaatttataattgatttaattatcaaaagttgagtttattaaatattaaatcaaatatAGTGGGGGTATGTTTAATAGGCTAGTatgagtacaagtccaacatattaaataattaaagttattaatggactttgattaattaattaaactagttgaactagtccaattaattaatcaggcccattaatgttaattatgaaaTTTAGGTCAAGCTATTGTTTTTAAGGAAATAAAAATTGACCTAGTCCTCCAATTGGATTCCCATTTGTAACTCACGAGAGTTGTACAAAATATTCCTCAAAATTTTTGCcacttttcaaaaaaaaatttattttgaggTCTCTCTCAAATTTTAGATCTCAACGTAAaacttctttcaaatattcttggctatttgaaagaggaacaaatcttctagtcgtggacctaattagaaggatTGAAGGAAAGAGTTTTTGAAGatcgttcgtagggattcatcaagagctagttccgcctataccggattagttggagccaagtgatttaattcactaaggtataattctaacaccctatgaatgt
The Primulina eburnea isolate SZY01 chromosome 5, ASM2296580v1, whole genome shotgun sequence genome window above contains:
- the LOC140833097 gene encoding uncharacterized protein — protein: MASVCFAVFLAVLLAFQFSAATAIFRSFWPPFFGNACQENLCGRGNCTVSKNGTFGYECICDKGWRQAFTEEDDDLKFLPCVIPNCTLNYTCATTPSPVQNRSVKAKSIFDPCFWTDCGGGTCNQTSPFTFACECEEGYYNLLNSTAFPCYKQCSIGGNCQNLGLNFHTPSSSSGTSPATNLDEQSTSHAATLNTRVDFTWSITMVTSFALVVWKHN